DNA from Amorphoplanes friuliensis DSM 7358:
GAGACACAGCACGTAGTAGCCGCCGGCCTGCAGCGTCCACCGCGGTCGCGCCGCCGGGACCTCCGAGGGCAGTGCGGCTGTGATGGCCGCCTCACGGGCGTACCAGTCGGAGATCGGTTCGCTGAGCGGCGCGGCCTTCACGAAGGCCCGGGCGCCGTCCGCCGTCGTCACCAGCGCGGCGAACGCCCTGGTGAAGCCACCGCCCGCGCTGGCCGAGGCCGTGACGGGCCCGCCGAGCCGCGAGCTCACCGCATCCCGCACGGCGGCGGGCAGATCGGTCCAATCCGGGCGTACGGCCGTAGCGCCGTAAGCGACGTCGGGCAGGGAGACCACACGCATGCCCCCATCCTGCCTCCCCGTTTTTGTCGTACCCGGCTGGCAGGCTGTGCCCATGAGAACGGACGACTTCTGGGCGGTCATCGACCGGGCGACCGCCGACCGGCCGGGTTCGCCCGACGAGGTGGCCAAACGTGCCATCGCCGAGCTGGCCACCCGCGACCCCGACGAGATCGAGGCCTGGGGCCGCCACCTGGACAAGGTCATGGCCGCCTCGGGCAAGGAAGACCTCTGGGCCGCGGCCTATCTGATCAACGGCGGCGCGTCGGACGAGGGCTTCGACAACTTCCGCGGATGGCTGATCGCCAACGGCCGGGACGTGGTCGCGCGCGCGGTTCCCGACCCCGACTCGCTGGCCGATCTCCCTGCAGTCCAGGCCGCCGCCTCGACCGGTGCAGTTTTTGAGGCCGAAGAGGTCCTGACCATCGCGGGCGAGGCTTACCAGCAGGCCACCGGCACCGAGCTCCCCTCGAAGGAGACGGCACCCAACCGCCCCGACGCGGCGATGCTGTGGGATTTCGACAACGAGGAGGAGATGCAGAAACGCCTGCCCCGCCTCTCCGCACTCTTTCTGGAGCCGCCGGACTGAGCGCCCCGCCACCTGGCGGGAAATCGGGTCGAGCGGGCGTCGGCGCGTCAGCAGAATCGGGCGCATGGATGGTCACGAGGGAGAGCCGGGCATGCAGGGTGCTGTCGCAGCAGTGAGCTGCAACGACGTCTATTCGTTCACCAAGCCGACGCGTGGCGAGATCACTCTGGTCGCGGGTCTCGGCGTTGTCGGCGACGTGCACGCGGGGGTGACGGTTCGCCACCGGAGCCGGGTCGCCACGGACCCGCAGCAGCCCAATCTGCGCCAGGTTCACCTCATCCACGCGGAGCTGCACGACGAGGTCCGGCCGGAGGGTCACGAGGTGCCGGCGGGTGGCCTGGGTGAGAACGTCACCACCACCGGGATCGACCTCCTCGGTCTCCCGGTCGGCACGATCCTGCACTTCGACCCACCCGCGGGGTCCGTGACCACCTCCGTTCCCGCAGCGCCGGCCGCCCCTCGATTCGTCGCGGACGGGCTGTTCGAGGTCGAAGGGCCGCCCGGAGGCGCGGCGGTTGTCCTCGAGGCCGCCGCAAAGGCCACCCTCGAACCCCACATCGCCCCAGCGGTGGCAATTCTGGCCGCCCGCATCGAAGCCGCCGACCAGAGCGGGGCCACCGAAGAACAGCCCGGAGACCGGGCCGACGGCGAGAGCCAGGGACCGGCGGTGATCATCGCGGGGCTG
Protein-coding regions in this window:
- a CDS encoding MOSC domain-containing protein; translation: MDGHEGEPGMQGAVAAVSCNDVYSFTKPTRGEITLVAGLGVVGDVHAGVTVRHRSRVATDPQQPNLRQVHLIHAELHDEVRPEGHEVPAGGLGENVTTTGIDLLGLPVGTILHFDPPAGSVTTSVPAAPAAPRFVADGLFEVEGPPGGAAVVLEAAAKATLEPHIAPAVAILAARIEAADQSGATEEQPGDRADGESQGPAVIIAGLRNPCVQIDRYQPGLLKQVLGRSPDGRIVRKAGVMAVVLRGGTIRPGDAITVDLPPGPHVALDRV
- a CDS encoding DUF4240 domain-containing protein, producing the protein MRTDDFWAVIDRATADRPGSPDEVAKRAIAELATRDPDEIEAWGRHLDKVMAASGKEDLWAAAYLINGGASDEGFDNFRGWLIANGRDVVARAVPDPDSLADLPAVQAAASTGAVFEAEEVLTIAGEAYQQATGTELPSKETAPNRPDAAMLWDFDNEEEMQKRLPRLSALFLEPPD